In Populus nigra chromosome 1, ddPopNigr1.1, whole genome shotgun sequence, one genomic interval encodes:
- the LOC133696537 gene encoding uncharacterized protein LOC133696537, with protein MLRSRLSRIGAGIVKELSRGQCTAICRSSFIPRLYSACWRPQVELHPETKGFQGTIFRKHYQFSSTATSSDSANGSDPEEMISITFVGKDGEEKDIKVPVGMSMLEAAHENDIELEGACEGSLACSTCHVIVMDMEYYNKLEDPADEENDMLDLAFGLTETSRLGCQVIAKPELNGMRLAIPAATRNFAVDGYVPKPH; from the exons ATGTTAAGGTCTAGACTTTCAAGAATTGGAGCTGGGATAGTCAAAGAACTCTCAAGAG GACAATGTACAGCCATTTGTAGATCATCATTTATACCAAGGCTGTATAGTGCATGTTGGCGACCTCAG GTTGAATTACACCCAGAAACTAAGGGTTTCCAAGGTACTATATTTCGAAAGCATTACCAGTTCTCTAGCACAGCTACCAGTAGTGATTCTGCAAATGGGAGTGACCCAGAGGAGAT GATATCCATAACATTTGTAGGTAAGGACGGGGAGGAAAAGGATATCAAGGTCCCTGTTGGAATGTCCATGTTAGAAGCTGCTCATGAAAATGATATAGAACTTGAAG GAGCATGTGAAGGCTCACTTGCTTGTTCGACGTGTCATGTGATTGTGATG GACATGGAATACTACAACAAATTAGAAGACCCAGCTGATGAGGAGAATGACATGTTGGATTTGGCATTTGGGCTTACAGAAAC TTCTCGTCTGGGTTGTCAAGTGATTGCAAAGCCTGAGCTCAATGGAATGCGCCTAGCTATTCCTGCTGCCACTCGTAATTTTGCCGTTGATGGGTATGTTCCAAAACCACACTAG